Part of the Synergistaceae bacterium genome, GATTGTTCTTTCCTCAAAGGACGCGTCCCTGGGAAACGTCCTTAGCAACAAAACGGCGGCAAAAAAAAATCGTCGAGAGCCCGGCGGATGGTTTACCGTGAAGGAAGCCGAGCACCACAACCTGAAAAAAATCGACGTTAAGCTCCCCAAGGGGGTTTTTACGTGTATTTGCGGCGTCTCTGGATCAGGCAAAAGCAGTTTTGTTTACGACGTGCTCTACAAGGGTATGAAGCGTATGCTAGACCGAGATTTTCGCGAGCGACCCGGCCAACACGAGAAGATCGTGGGTGGAGAGGACTTCGAGAACGTGGTTCTGGTGGATCAAAGCCCCATCGGGCGCACGCCGCGCTCTAACCCCGCCACCTACACCGGGGTGTTTTCCCTGATCCGGGAGTTTTTCACCGAGCTGACGGAGGCCAAAATTCGGGGCTACAAGCCGGGGCGCTTCAGCTTCAACGTCAAGGGGGGCCGCTGCGAGGCATGTGGTGGCGCGGGGTCGGTTAGGGTGTCGATGCTTTTTCTGCCGGACATTTACGTGGACTGTGAAGTCTGTGGCGGGACGCGCTACAATCACGAAACATTGGAGGTTCGTTTCAAGGACAAATCCATCGCGGACGTACTGGCGATGACTGTGGACAACGCCGTGGATTTTTTCGCGGACATTCCGAGGATCGCGTCGAAACTGCGCCTGATCCAGGACGCGGGGCTGGGGTATATTCGTCTCGGCCAATCGGCACTGACTCTGTCGGGGGGCGAAGCCCAAAGGGTGAAGCTCTCGAAGGAACTGGCCAAACGTTTCGGGGGCAAAACTCTTTATCTGTTGGACGAGCCCACCACGGGGCTTTACTACACGGACGTGCGTAAATTACTGAAAATCGTCCATCGCATCGTCGATCAGGGCAACACAGTGGTGTTCATCGAACATAATCTGGATGTGCTTCTGTCTGCCGACTATATCGTGGACCTAGGGCCAGAGGGAGGCGAGGGAGGTGGCTACGTGGTGGCCGAGGGCACTCCAGAAAAGGTGGTGGCCGCGGAAAAGGGGTATACTTCAAAGTATCTGAAAGAATATCTTGAAGAGCTGGGCCTGCGGGAATCCCGTGGCAAGCGAAAAAAGATAAAAAGCTAAAAAAAAGCTAAAAAAAAGCTAAAAATTGAGGGATGAAGGCCGATGGGAAATAAAGATAAAGGTAGCAGAGATAGAAACAGATACGAGAGCAGTGGATCCGGAAAAACCGGAGGCAAAGGCAAGCCGATGGGAAAAAACGCCGGTCAAAGTGCCGATAGAAGTGATTCGAAGCGAAGTGATTCGAAGCCCGCGGGGTCCAGACCCGCGAAGACTAACCCCACGAGATGGGCTAAGCCTACGGGGGCTGCACCCACAGGGGCTAAGTTTGCAGGGGCCACGGGGCAAAGAAAACCCGCGGCTTCGAAGCCGTGGCGAGAGGGCGTTCCGCTTCGTGACGTTCCGCCTCGTGAGCCCGCGGACGACATCTGCTGGGGGCGTCAGCCGGTTCTGGACCTGGTGAAGACCGTGCCGGGCCGCTGCATGAAGATCGTGATCGCCAACAACGTGCGCCCTCCCTTTTTGGACGAGCTGACAGATGCCGCCCGAGCGGGCAAGGTCGTCTACCAAATGGCGGCCCCAGAAGCGCTGGACGGCCTGTGTCCTGGAGTGCGACATCAGGGCGTGGCCTGTCGCGTTACGGAGGCAAAACTGCTGGAGCTGGAGCCATTCCTGGAGGGGCTCTCCAAGGACAAGCCTGCTCTGATCGTGGTGTTGGATCACATTGAGGATCCACACAACCTGGGTGCTGTGGTGCGATCCGCGGAGGCCGTGGGCGCGGCAGCGGTCTTGTATCCCAAGCGTCGTTCCGCCCTGCCGGGGGGTACGGTGATGAAGGTCAGCGCCGGTGCCGCCATGCGCGTTCCCATGATTCCGGTGGTCAACATCGCGCGCAGTGTCGAACAGTTGAAGGCAGCCGGGTTTTGGACGGTGGGCTTGGAGAACGAGGCACAGTCCTCCCTCTGGGATGAGGCCGATTTGTCGGCGCGGACGGCTTTCGTGATCGGCGCGGAGGGAGAGGGCCTCTCTCGGTTGGTGGGGGAAAAGTGCGACCAACTGCTCCGTATTCCCATCCGGGGCGGAGTAGGGTCCTTGAACGCCAGCGTCGCCGCAGCCCTGGGCATGTTCGAGTGGAGCCGAAGGCAGTCCTAAGAAGGAAAAAAAGAAAGGGGAAAAAAAAGAGGCGAGGCGTTAATCATGGCAACTCACGGAGTCAATGTCACGCAATCTGACAGAGCGGACCTGATGCATACCGATGCATACCATTGAGCATTTATCCGATAAAGCGATACTGCGAATCAGAGGCTATATTGAACGTGTACGCGAAGAAGAAGAAGAAGAAGAACTGGAACGTGAGGCTGAAGAAGAAGAACGCCGCTATCAAAGCATGACATTTGACGAAATTGAGACTGAGATTGCGGTTCTGGAAGCGAAGTACGGGACAACGCCGAACGCCGAAACTATGGCGGCGATGAGAGAAGCGGAACAAGGCATCGTAGAACCCGTTACGTTAGAAGAGATAAAGGCCGAATGTGATGCGCTTCGTTACCGAAACTCACGCTTATAAAAGAGACGTGCAAAAAATAAGCGGCGGCAAATATACATGGGCTTTAGTAAACGACTTGCCGGACGTGATAAGAATGCTTGTCGAGGACGCCACATTACCTACCCAATATCACGATCATGCGTTGACTGGTAATTGGATCAATCACAATGAATGTCACGTCAGACCTAAAGAGAATGGCATTATGAAATATTACGAGACGCTACTCTTGAGGAGCGGGTGAATTATTACAAAGTTGAAGGTAAAAAAGCGGCGGCTCAAAGGGAAGCAGATCGATCTCGTCAAGAAACTCTGGCTATTTGAAGTGTGTTCCTAAGTGGAGGGATAAAGATGGCTGCAACAACCGAAGAAATGTTTACGAATATGGGGCTTGCGGATGCTTTTTCTCGATCAATCGGCAAAGTTTAGAACGGAGAATTTGACCGCGTGCTTGTGCGCCCGCGGCATGAGGTCTTTCTGGCGCTGGCGTCGAAATTCGTAAAATTATAGAAGAAAGAAGGTCTGACTTGTGACAAACATAAAAGAAACGCGTATCTCCATCGTGGGAGCGGGGGCTTTGGGTGGAGCGGTGGCCAGGGGACTGTCGAAGGCAGGGTACAGAGTGCTGGCCTCGGACGCGCACCCTGAACGGCTGGACCGAGTGAAGGCGGACGGGGTAGAGTTGACCTCGGACAACGCTAGAGCCGTCCAAGAGGGCGAGGTGGTGATGTTCGCCTTGAAGCCTCATCTGACATTAGGAGTCGTCAAAGAACAGGCACTTTTTTTAAAGGGGAAGCTCTGCGTATCCTTGGCCGCTGTGGTGTCTCTGGATATGCTGGTGGATGCCGTACCCGAGGCCCGATGGGCTCGTGCGATGACAAACATCTGCGCGGCGATCAATTGCGCTTTTACTGGTGTCGCCAGGTCGAAGGCCACCACACACGACGACATGACCTGGTTGAAGGGAACATTCGGCCTGCTGGGGCCCGTGGAGGAATCAGAGGAAAGGAACTTGAACGCTCTGACTGCGCTGACCGGCGCGGCTCCCGCATTTTTCATGTCTTTAATGGAAGCCGCAGCTATGGGAGGCATCCACGCTGGGCTTCCCAAGGACTTGGCCTATAAAGGAGCTATGAGCGCCATGCTGGGGGCCGCCCGTCTGTCGGCGGAGGTGGAGAAGCATCCGGCGGAATTACGAGATGACGTCTGCACTCCCGGCGGCATGACTATTGAGGGCATCTACGAAATCGAGCGGGCGGGGGCACGGGCTGCGCTCATGAAGGCTGTCTTGCTGACGGCGGAAAAAGGCAAGCTCT contains:
- a CDS encoding NAD(P)-binding domain-containing protein, yielding MTNIKETRISIVGAGALGGAVARGLSKAGYRVLASDAHPERLDRVKADGVELTSDNARAVQEGEVVMFALKPHLTLGVVKEQALFLKGKLCVSLAAVVSLDMLVDAVPEARWARAMTNICAAINCAFTGVARSKATTHDDMTWLKGTFGLLGPVEESEERNLNALTALTGAAPAFFMSLMEAAAMGGIHAGLPKDLAYKGAMSAMLGAARLSAEVEKHPAELRDDVCTPGGMTIEGIYEIERAGARAALMKAVLLTAEKGKLLEEKIAASLT
- a CDS encoding type II toxin-antitoxin system YafQ family toxin, coding for MRFVTETHAYKRDVQKISGGKYTWALVNDLPDVIRMLVEDATLPTQYHDHALTGNWINHNECHVRPKENGIMKYYETLLLRSG
- the rlmB gene encoding 23S rRNA (guanosine(2251)-2'-O)-methyltransferase RlmB, translating into MGNKDKGSRDRNRYESSGSGKTGGKGKPMGKNAGQSADRSDSKRSDSKPAGSRPAKTNPTRWAKPTGAAPTGAKFAGATGQRKPAASKPWREGVPLRDVPPREPADDICWGRQPVLDLVKTVPGRCMKIVIANNVRPPFLDELTDAARAGKVVYQMAAPEALDGLCPGVRHQGVACRVTEAKLLELEPFLEGLSKDKPALIVVLDHIEDPHNLGAVVRSAEAVGAAAVLYPKRRSALPGGTVMKVSAGAAMRVPMIPVVNIARSVEQLKAAGFWTVGLENEAQSSLWDEADLSARTAFVIGAEGEGLSRLVGEKCDQLLRIPIRGGVGSLNASVAAALGMFEWSRRQS